The Streptococcus viridans genome includes a window with the following:
- a CDS encoding 16S rRNA processing protein RimM produces the protein MAILDDLQALYDNGWDASFDYNGQACGIFPNSIHDIVVVIGDKEYQVSSLNELVSLKIGDNTLINIMDGIKVQYY, from the coding sequence ATGGCGATATTAGATGATTTACAAGCGTTATATGATAACGGCTGGGACGCCTCTTTTGATTATAATGGTCAAGCTTGTGGGATTTTTCCTAATTCTATTCATGATATTGTAGTGGTGATTGGAGATAAGGAATATCAGGTATCATCATTAAATGAACTGGTTTCTTTAAAAATTGGCGATAATACTTTAATAAATATTATGGATGGAATTAAAGTGCAGTATTATTAA
- a CDS encoding VOC family protein, whose protein sequence is MSYTYNSKIYLAEVALNVKDLVRQTAFYTQMLGLEMLSQTEEQVLLGAGGKPLVHLIQTDRAEAVKASYGLYHMAILLPSREDLADVFKNMAELKVPFVGAADHGYSEALYLEDPEGNGIELYRDKPVAEWDIREDGRIIGVTEELSAQEIYEMGRKVEPFQIASATRVGHIHLSVRDSRAGSTFYQKVLEFSDKFTIPSASWIASGDYHHHLAVNEWGGKHLAKREAQLPGLAYYVVHVEKKEDLVAIAERAKEQEAPVTWLTSSELAFTDPDGIVTRVRKG, encoded by the coding sequence ATGAGCTATACCTACAATAGTAAGATTTACTTGGCAGAAGTTGCGCTCAATGTGAAGGACCTGGTGCGCCAAACCGCTTTTTACACCCAAATGTTGGGCTTGGAGATGTTGTCTCAGACGGAGGAGCAAGTCCTTCTTGGGGCTGGAGGCAAACCCTTGGTGCATCTCATCCAAACGGATCGGGCCGAAGCCGTTAAAGCTAGCTATGGTCTCTATCACATGGCCATTCTCCTACCTAGTCGGGAGGACTTGGCGGATGTCTTCAAGAATATGGCTGAGCTGAAGGTTCCCTTTGTCGGGGCTGCCGACCATGGCTACAGCGAGGCTCTCTATCTCGAAGATCCAGAGGGAAACGGCATTGAGCTCTACCGGGATAAGCCAGTGGCGGAGTGGGATATCCGTGAGGATGGTCGCATCATTGGAGTGACAGAGGAGCTATCTGCTCAAGAGATCTATGAAATGGGGCGCAAGGTGGAGCCCTTCCAGATAGCGTCCGCTACCCGCGTGGGACATATCCACCTCTCCGTTAGAGATAGCCGAGCAGGGTCCACCTTTTACCAAAAGGTGCTAGAATTCTCGGATAAGTTTACCATTCCATCCGCCAGCTGGATTGCTTCTGGAGACTACCACCATCACCTAGCAGTCAATGAGTGGGGTGGCAAGCATTTGGCTAAACGGGAAGCCCAGCTTCCTGGCCTTGCTTATTACGTCGTCCACGTAGAAAAGAAAGAAGACTTGGTTGCCATCGCAGAGAGAGCAAAAGAGCAGGAGGCCCCTGTCACTTGGTTGACCTCAAGTGAGCTCGCCTTTACAGACCCAGATGGGATTGTAACTCGTGTCAGAAAGGGTTAG
- a CDS encoding DEAD/DEAH box helicase family protein, producing MKRQKEFSELTRVQIPAALHFMRMGYTYLPRNGKEIAERDLDTNILVSVFKKQFLKFNNYLSEDDFERELANIKLELDQNDLGRSFFKRLQGQEDAIYIDWEHPEANTFHLALEVTCQNGQDEFRPDIVIFVNGLPLSYIEVKQPNAIRDGKTGIQSEQDRTRYRFENRKFRRFNNITQLISLSDNLAYISGQGQQKQGSYYGSNAYSKTKFNAFKEERVEDFLHSLSPLTEDQIDFVLEDMKRFALKSQPEFTTNLNPDTPCNAFLSSLYQKERLLFMLRFGLVYVEEESKDGQMQLQKHVMRYPQYFATRAIEETISKGVKKGVIWHTQGSGKTALAFFNIRYLTNYFSKEGIVPQFYFVVDRLDLADQAFKEFTKRGLKVKRINNPQELNQKQDGYDVAVVNIQKFKDDSDLTDRSGYDLNRQNVYFIDEAHRSYNERGSYLPNLYQADTKAIKIALTGTPLITYKKDGKTKESHATTRDIFGDYIHKYYYNQSIDDGFTLRLMREDIETSYKDNLRTINEEIQRGDLSKEDIFAHPHYVEPMLDFIIEDFNRARDLVFDDQTIGGMIVCDSSKQARELEKQLEERRKAGSTTLTSALILHDEGDKEEKKDKVDAYKEGKIDLIIVYSMLLTGFDAPRLKRLYLGRKIKAHNLLQTLTRVNRPYKDYLFGYVIDFADISKEFDKTNRAYLEELNQEYDTALTGENGEDVFGSLFVSADEISQELSKTEHILIDYPTDNLEYFSQAINDIKDKKQLIDLRKALESIKQYYNIARLLGYDHLLQQIDIAQIATLLNILSRRMLTLSLIDKPDDFSSRTLLNLAMSETSFSFVKIAEEELRLAANDLEDLKRRVASGIKKQRDEKDPEWVSLYEEFQRIMKKHLIHGQEGFTMENIKETQKDYEELFKSVEDYHTRMRRLTMNFNGDEMAARSYKHVTNSTMVSDYPAIYHVIKGSKVRLDRKIGQNQGVLDNEDFLKKMIREEARIEMKTNQSASALTREDFNYIVESLFEGYEEEYQH from the coding sequence ATGAAAAGACAAAAAGAGTTTTCTGAACTAACCAGGGTACAAATACCAGCAGCTCTGCATTTCATGCGTATGGGCTATACCTATCTTCCTCGCAATGGAAAAGAGATTGCAGAAAGAGATCTAGATACCAACATTCTTGTATCTGTTTTTAAGAAACAATTTTTAAAATTTAACAACTACTTGTCAGAGGATGACTTTGAGAGAGAACTAGCCAATATCAAGTTGGAACTAGATCAAAACGATTTGGGACGTTCTTTCTTTAAACGTCTGCAAGGTCAGGAAGATGCCATTTATATTGACTGGGAGCATCCTGAAGCCAATACCTTCCATCTGGCGCTTGAAGTTACTTGTCAAAATGGTCAGGATGAATTTCGTCCGGATATCGTTATTTTTGTCAATGGTCTGCCTCTTTCTTATATCGAAGTGAAACAGCCCAATGCGATTCGTGATGGCAAGACTGGAATTCAGTCAGAGCAGGACAGAACCAGATACCGTTTTGAAAACCGTAAGTTCCGTCGTTTTAACAATATAACCCAGTTGATATCCTTATCTGATAACTTAGCGTATATCAGTGGACAAGGTCAGCAAAAACAGGGTTCTTATTACGGTTCAAACGCCTATTCAAAAACCAAATTTAATGCCTTCAAGGAAGAAAGAGTAGAAGATTTCCTTCATTCCCTTTCCCCTCTAACCGAGGACCAAATCGACTTTGTCCTAGAAGACATGAAGCGCTTTGCCCTCAAGTCCCAGCCAGAGTTTACAACAAACCTAAACCCTGATACACCTTGCAATGCCTTTCTGTCTTCTTTGTACCAGAAGGAACGCTTGCTCTTTATGCTTCGTTTTGGTCTTGTCTATGTCGAAGAAGAAAGCAAGGATGGACAGATGCAATTGCAGAAGCACGTCATGCGCTATCCGCAGTATTTTGCAACACGTGCTATCGAAGAAACAATCTCAAAAGGTGTCAAGAAAGGGGTTATCTGGCATACCCAAGGTTCAGGTAAGACTGCCTTGGCTTTCTTTAATATCCGCTATCTGACCAATTATTTCTCAAAAGAGGGAATCGTTCCTCAGTTTTACTTTGTCGTCGATCGTTTGGACTTGGCAGACCAGGCCTTTAAGGAATTCACCAAACGAGGCCTCAAGGTTAAGCGCATCAATAACCCACAAGAACTCAATCAAAAACAAGACGGCTATGATGTCGCAGTGGTCAATATCCAGAAGTTCAAGGATGATTCGGATCTGACAGACCGCTCTGGCTATGACCTCAATCGTCAAAATGTCTACTTTATCGATGAAGCCCACCGTTCTTACAATGAACGAGGTTCCTACCTGCCAAATCTCTATCAGGCAGATACCAAGGCCATTAAGATTGCCTTGACTGGAACCCCCTTGATCACATACAAGAAAGATGGGAAGACCAAGGAAAGTCATGCGACCACGCGTGATATCTTTGGGGATTACATCCACAAATACTATTACAACCAGTCTATCGATGACGGCTTTACCCTACGCCTGATGAGAGAAGATATCGAGACCTCCTATAAGGACAATCTCAGAACCATCAACGAAGAAATCCAACGTGGCGACCTGTCCAAGGAAGATATCTTTGCCCATCCTCACTATGTGGAGCCTATGCTAGACTTTATCATCGAGGACTTTAATCGTGCGCGTGATTTGGTATTTGATGACCAGACCATCGGTGGCATGATTGTCTGTGACTCGTCCAAGCAAGCGCGTGAGCTTGAAAAGCAATTAGAAGAACGACGCAAAGCTGGCTCAACCACCTTGACTTCCGCTCTCATCCTCCATGATGAGGGAGACAAGGAAGAGAAGAAGGACAAGGTAGATGCCTACAAGGAAGGTAAAATTGACCTTATCATCGTCTATTCTATGCTCCTGACAGGTTTTGATGCACCTCGTCTCAAGCGCCTCTATCTAGGGCGCAAGATCAAGGCTCACAATCTTTTACAGACTCTAACCCGTGTCAATCGTCCTTACAAGGACTACCTCTTTGGCTATGTCATTGACTTTGCGGATATTTCCAAGGAGTTTGACAAGACCAATCGTGCCTATCTGGAAGAACTCAATCAAGAGTATGATACGGCGCTAACAGGAGAAAACGGTGAGGATGTTTTTGGCTCCCTCTTTGTGTCAGCAGATGAGATTTCTCAAGAGTTGAGCAAGACTGAGCATATCCTCATCGACTATCCAACGGACAATCTAGAATACTTCTCCCAAGCTATCAATGATATCAAGGATAAGAAGCAGTTAATTGATCTTCGCAAGGCCTTGGAGTCTATCAAGCAGTACTACAATATCGCTCGTCTCCTCGGCTACGACCACCTGCTCCAGCAGATTGACATTGCCCAGATTGCAACCCTGCTCAATATCCTCTCTAGACGGATGCTGACACTGTCTCTGATAGATAAACCAGATGACTTCTCCAGTCGGACGCTCTTAAATCTTGCCATGTCTGAGACTAGCTTTAGTTTTGTTAAGATTGCAGAAGAAGAACTTCGTCTAGCAGCCAATGATCTAGAAGATTTGAAACGAAGAGTGGCAAGCGGCATTAAAAAACAACGTGATGAAAAGGATCCTGAGTGGGTCTCTCTCTACGAAGAATTCCAACGTATCATGAAAAAACACCTGATCCATGGCCAAGAAGGCTTTACCATGGAGAATATCAAAGAAACCCAAAAAGACTATGAAGAACTCTTTAAGTCCGTAGAGGATTATCATACTCGTATGAGACGCTTGACCATGAACTTTAACGGAGATGAGATGGCAGCTCGTTCCTACAAACACGTGACTAACTCGACTATGGTCAGTGATTATCCTGCTATTTACCATGTCATCAAGGGTTCTAAAGTTAGACTGGACCGTAAAATCGGTCAAAACCAAGGAGTGCTCGATAACGAGGACTTTCTCAAGAAAATGATTCGAGAAGAAGCTCGGATTGAAATGAAAACCAACCAATCTGCAAGTGCTTTGACAAGAGAAGATTTTAACTATATCGTCGAGTCACTATTTGAAGGATATGAAGAGGAATACCAACACTAA
- a CDS encoding TIGR02328 family protein → MRLWHQDLIPKLPRPQLLGQHRECCALRGNGWGKKHATVNYVFDYSPYRLYAYHRLIMEEMTARGYKVSPEWWEPTYRGKTCPAYPELGEESLSAPIYPEHQNTYLQECLENLAEKGIQLN, encoded by the coding sequence ATGAGACTCTGGCACCAAGACTTGATTCCCAAACTCCCTCGTCCCCAGCTCCTGGGCCAACACCGGGAATGCTGCGCCCTAAGGGGAAATGGCTGGGGCAAGAAGCACGCGACGGTCAACTATGTCTTTGACTACTCGCCCTATCGCCTCTATGCCTATCACCGCCTGATCATGGAGGAGATGACGGCTCGTGGCTACAAGGTTAGCCCAGAGTGGTGGGAGCCGACCTACCGAGGCAAGACCTGCCCAGCCTACCCAGAGCTGGGAGAAGAATCCTTGAGCGCCCCTATCTATCCCGAGCACCAGAATACTTACCTTCAAGAATGCTTGGAGAACCTAGCAGAAAAAGGGATTCAACTAAACTAA
- a CDS encoding restriction endonuclease subunit S, whose translation MSEFKTYTLEQLCIVGSSKRVHLSDYVQHGVPFYRSKEVIEISSGKNISEQLFISLEKYSEIKSKFPVPQENDVLITAVGTIGEILVVKDPNFYFKDGNLIWLRNINFDIIDVDYLYYFFKSDLFQKTIKYNNIGAVQKALTIDFLKTVKITLPSLDNQRKLISVLKSIDKKLKINTQINKELEAMAKTLYDYWFVQFDFPDQNGKPYKTSGGKMVYNPELKREIPEGWGVTTFSSWISDNKTGDWGKETSQGNYTLEVDCIRGADINGLSGNGKTDMPTRFILEKNKNKLLTDFDIVIEISGGSPTQSTGRIVGISENVLNRFDLPLICSNFCKAVSLKEQETFYNFVYEWKNLYDNGVLFSWEGKTSGIKNLLFDSFVTNYHIAQPPISLMEQFFDYASSVDRKIQLLLKQNQELTQLRDWLLPMLMNGQVII comes from the coding sequence ATGAGTGAGTTTAAAACCTATACTTTAGAACAACTATGTATCGTTGGTTCAAGTAAAAGAGTACATTTATCTGATTATGTTCAGCATGGAGTACCATTTTATAGAAGTAAAGAAGTGATTGAAATTTCAAGTGGTAAAAACATTTCCGAACAATTATTTATTTCTTTAGAAAAGTACTCTGAAATAAAATCAAAGTTTCCGGTCCCTCAAGAGAATGATGTACTTATCACAGCTGTAGGGACGATAGGTGAGATTTTGGTTGTAAAGGATCCGAATTTTTATTTTAAAGATGGAAATTTAATTTGGTTAAGAAATATAAATTTTGACATAATTGACGTAGATTACCTTTACTATTTTTTTAAATCTGACTTATTTCAAAAAACAATCAAATATAACAACATTGGGGCGGTACAAAAAGCTTTAACTATAGATTTTTTAAAAACTGTAAAAATAACATTACCATCATTAGATAATCAAAGAAAATTGATTTCTGTTTTAAAATCAATTGATAAAAAACTGAAAATCAACACCCAAATCAACAAAGAGCTGGAAGCCATGGCCAAGACCCTCTATGACTACTGGTTTGTGCAGTTTGATTTCCCAGACCAGAATGGCAAACCCTACAAAACATCAGGCGGAAAGATGGTCTATAACCCAGAACTTAAACGCGAAATCCCAGAGGGGTGGGGAGTGACCACATTTTCAAGCTGGATTTCAGACAATAAAACGGGAGATTGGGGGAAAGAGACTAGTCAAGGAAATTATACATTAGAGGTTGATTGTATTCGTGGTGCTGATATAAATGGCTTGTCAGGAAATGGGAAAACAGATATGCCAACACGATTTATCCTAGAAAAGAACAAAAATAAACTGTTGACAGATTTTGATATTGTTATTGAAATATCTGGAGGAAGTCCCACTCAATCTACAGGTCGTATAGTAGGTATCAGTGAAAATGTATTAAATCGATTTGATTTACCTTTAATCTGCTCAAATTTCTGTAAGGCGGTTTCACTAAAAGAACAGGAAACCTTCTATAACTTTGTATATGAATGGAAAAATCTATATGACAATGGTGTTCTATTTAGTTGGGAAGGAAAGACAAGTGGGATAAAAAACTTATTGTTTGATTCCTTTGTTACTAACTATCACATTGCGCAACCACCAATTAGTTTAATGGAACAATTTTTTGATTACGCATCTTCGGTAGATAGAAAAATACAATTATTATTAAAACAAAATCAAGAACTCACCCAACTTCGCGACTGGCTCTTGCCAATGCTGATGAATGGACAGGTTATAATCTAA
- a CDS encoding HsdM family class I SAM-dependent methyltransferase, with product MNETYKVQVQGLVDDLKAVFTHAGLGGEAGEYKLLTQSFLYKFLNDKFLYQAKVLDESNTYENLLSMSEEDYDWLLEDIGTSTAWLKPDQLIETLHRQQNEPTFYEIFENTLNQIAIDNNDIFSVHTDGDTTVRLFTERLITDNISDSSKRNEVAKSIINLLARVKFDEAIFSQGFDFFSTLFEYMIKDYNKDGGGTYAEYYTPHSVAKIIADILVGNDQPSNVRIYDPSAGSGTLLMNLASRIGVEKTTVYSQDISQKSSNLLRLNLILNGLQHSIHNIVEGNTILRNRHPEKMDYIVSNPPFKLDFSEWRDQVETLPEASERFFAGVPKVPAKSKDKMAIYELFVQHIIYSLKPDGQAAVVLPTGFITAQSGIDKTIRQHLVDNQMLAGVVSMPSNIFATTGTNVSILFIDKKNKGDVVLIDASNLGTKVKEGKNQKTVLSPEEEQKIVETFIKKEAVEDFSVTVSYEDIKEKNYSLSAGQYFDIKIDYVDISAEEFEEKMTAFQSKLSDLFQQSHALEQEIEEQMKGLKYE from the coding sequence ATGAATGAAACATACAAAGTCCAAGTCCAAGGCTTGGTAGATGATTTGAAAGCTGTCTTTACTCACGCGGGACTAGGAGGAGAAGCGGGTGAGTACAAACTCCTCACACAGTCTTTCCTCTATAAATTTTTAAACGACAAGTTTTTGTATCAAGCCAAGGTCCTAGATGAGTCTAACACCTATGAAAACTTATTGTCTATGAGTGAGGAAGACTACGACTGGCTCTTGGAGGATATCGGTACTAGCACGGCTTGGCTCAAGCCAGACCAGTTGATCGAGACCCTCCACCGTCAGCAAAATGAACCAACTTTTTACGAGATTTTTGAGAATACCCTCAACCAAATCGCCATTGACAATAATGATATCTTCTCTGTGCATACAGACGGCGATACAACTGTTCGTCTCTTTACTGAGCGCCTGATTACCGATAACATCTCAGATAGCAGTAAGCGCAACGAGGTGGCAAAATCCATCATCAATCTGCTTGCACGCGTCAAGTTTGATGAAGCTATTTTTTCCCAAGGTTTCGACTTTTTCTCTACCCTCTTTGAGTACATGATCAAGGACTACAACAAAGACGGTGGGGGGACCTATGCTGAGTACTACACACCTCACTCAGTAGCCAAGATTATCGCCGATATCTTGGTGGGAAATGACCAGCCGTCAAACGTGCGTATCTATGACCCATCAGCAGGTTCGGGTACCTTGCTTATGAATCTGGCTAGTCGTATTGGTGTGGAAAAAACTACAGTTTATAGCCAGGATATCTCGCAAAAATCGTCTAATCTCCTCCGTCTTAATCTGATCTTGAATGGACTGCAACACTCCATCCATAATATCGTTGAAGGAAATACCATTTTGCGGAATCGTCATCCTGAAAAGATGGACTATATCGTGTCGAACCCTCCTTTCAAGCTGGACTTTTCAGAGTGGCGTGACCAAGTGGAGACCTTGCCGGAAGCCAGTGAGCGTTTCTTTGCAGGTGTGCCAAAGGTTCCAGCCAAGTCTAAGGACAAGATGGCGATTTATGAGCTCTTTGTTCAGCATATTATCTACTCCTTGAAGCCAGACGGTCAAGCGGCTGTTGTCTTACCTACAGGGTTTATCACAGCCCAGTCAGGGATTGACAAGACCATTCGTCAACACTTGGTGGATAATCAAATGCTGGCTGGTGTTGTCTCTATGCCGTCCAATATCTTTGCGACGACAGGTACCAATGTCTCTATCCTCTTTATCGATAAGAAAAACAAGGGCGATGTCGTCCTCATCGATGCATCAAACCTAGGAACCAAGGTCAAGGAAGGCAAGAACCAAAAGACTGTACTCTCTCCTGAGGAAGAACAGAAAATCGTCGAGACCTTTATCAAGAAAGAAGCCGTCGAGGACTTTTCTGTTACTGTCTCTTATGAGGACATCAAGGAGAAAAACTACTCTCTCAGCGCAGGTCAATACTTTGACATCAAGATCGACTATGTAGATATCTCAGCAGAAGAGTTTGAAGAAAAGATGACCGCCTTTCAAAGCAAACTCTCAGACCTCTTCCAGCAATCACATGCACTGGAGCAGGAGATTGAAGAGCAAATGAAGGGGTTGAAGTATGAGTGA
- a CDS encoding YbgA family protein, giving the protein MDQKHHCQVLWAKNKYLVLSHSSNIYKEIREYLKQDQVEVSHVEDLIQQALALPENRGQVSNAFQHIWGYFKKQATPEEKADFMLLLEKYQHGQASQEDLIKGIQVLLERYPNRYLQDSTLLGGQ; this is encoded by the coding sequence GTGGATCAAAAACATCACTGTCAAGTTCTATGGGCGAAAAATAAATACCTGGTGCTGAGTCATTCCAGCAATATTTACAAGGAGATTCGGGAATACCTCAAGCAAGACCAGGTGGAGGTCAGCCATGTCGAGGACCTGATCCAGCAAGCACTGGCCTTGCCGGAAAATCGTGGCCAGGTCTCTAATGCCTTTCAGCATATCTGGGGCTATTTCAAAAAGCAGGCGACTCCTGAGGAAAAGGCAGACTTCATGCTGCTACTTGAGAAGTACCAGCATGGCCAAGCTAGCCAAGAGGATCTCATCAAGGGAATCCAGGTGCTCCTAGAGCGCTATCCTAATCGCTACTTGCAAGACTCGACGCTTCTAGGAGGTCAATAG
- a CDS encoding ABC transporter ATP-binding protein, translating to MKNKKKASWGSLVRLLDYMWKQYKFVLLLAAALIVTASLSTVYITSSIRALVDQYIQPMLDSGSKDFGPLLTFLSTLAVIGVVGVLANYGFSLIMSTVSQDTLRSLRNQLFARMQKLPVKYFDTHQHGDIMSIYTNDIDALRQAIEQSIPQLLQSAITIIGVAVSMIMISPLLFLLVLSMVGVMAYVIKEISGKSGRYFADQQKNLGIENGFIEEMMSGQKVVKAFVHEEESIEAFERINDQLFESSYQANRYANVLMPVLGNLGNVSFVLTSLVGGIFALNGISGLTIGGLMAFLQLNRSFNGPITQVSQQLNFVLMALAGGDRIFDLLDEEVEVDEGKVTLVNYEEVDGRMVITDKKTNLWAWKHPRENGDYELVKLVGNVVFTNVDFSYNEKNQILYDINLYADKGQKVAFVGATGAGKTTITNLINRFYDIQSGSITYDGIDVKLIEKASLRRSLGIVLQDTHLFTGTIAENIAYGRSDATREEILEAARIANVDSFVKHLDQGYDTVLSDDGAGLSNGQRQLIAIARAALANAPVLILDEATSSIDSRTEKMVQEGMDRLMAGRTVFVIAHRLSTIVNSDVIMVMDKGRIIERGNHASLMAERGTYYRLYTGGLEID from the coding sequence ATGAAGAATAAGAAAAAAGCCAGCTGGGGCTCTCTCGTACGCTTGCTAGACTATATGTGGAAGCAATATAAGTTTGTTCTTCTCCTAGCAGCTGCCCTCATCGTGACAGCCTCCCTCTCTACGGTCTATATCACGTCCTCTATCCGAGCCTTGGTGGACCAATACATCCAACCCATGTTGGATTCAGGAAGCAAGGATTTTGGACCCCTCTTAACTTTCTTATCGACACTGGCTGTGATTGGAGTGGTGGGAGTTTTGGCCAACTATGGCTTCTCCCTCATTATGTCGACAGTGTCTCAGGATACCCTGCGCTCTCTACGGAACCAGCTCTTTGCTCGTATGCAGAAGCTCCCTGTCAAGTACTTTGATACCCACCAGCACGGGGATATCATGTCTATTTATACCAATGATATTGACGCTCTTCGCCAAGCAATCGAGCAATCTATCCCACAACTCTTGCAGTCAGCCATCACCATTATCGGGGTAGCCGTCAGCATGATCATGATCAGCCCTCTCCTTTTCCTTCTCGTTCTTTCAATGGTCGGAGTCATGGCCTATGTCATCAAGGAAATCTCTGGTAAGTCTGGTCGCTATTTCGCCGATCAGCAAAAGAACCTTGGGATCGAAAATGGCTTTATCGAAGAGATGATGTCAGGTCAAAAGGTAGTCAAAGCCTTTGTCCACGAAGAGGAAAGCATCGAAGCCTTTGAACGGATCAATGACCAACTCTTTGAATCATCTTATCAAGCCAACCGCTATGCCAATGTCTTGATGCCTGTCTTGGGGAACCTGGGAAATGTCTCCTTCGTTTTGACTTCATTGGTCGGTGGGATCTTCGCCTTGAATGGCATCAGTGGCCTCACCATTGGTGGCCTCATGGCCTTTCTCCAGCTCAACCGTTCCTTCAACGGGCCTATCACCCAAGTATCGCAACAGTTGAACTTTGTCCTCATGGCACTTGCTGGAGGAGACCGGATCTTTGATCTCTTGGATGAAGAAGTCGAAGTGGATGAAGGAAAAGTGACCTTGGTCAACTATGAAGAGGTCGATGGTCGCATGGTCATCACCGATAAGAAGACCAACCTCTGGGCTTGGAAACACCCTCGGGAAAATGGCGACTACGAACTGGTCAAACTAGTCGGAAATGTCGTCTTTACCAATGTAGACTTCTCTTACAATGAGAAGAACCAAATCCTCTACGATATCAATCTCTACGCAGACAAGGGGCAAAAGGTGGCCTTTGTCGGCGCGACAGGAGCAGGGAAGACCACTATTACCAACTTGATCAACCGTTTCTACGATATCCAATCAGGATCTATCACCTATGATGGGATCGATGTGAAGCTGATCGAGAAGGCTTCGCTCCGTCGTTCGCTGGGAATCGTCTTGCAGGATACCCACCTCTTCACTGGAACCATCGCAGAAAATATCGCCTATGGTCGATCAGATGCGACCCGGGAGGAAATCCTGGAAGCAGCCCGCATTGCCAATGTGGATTCCTTCGTCAAACATTTGGACCAAGGCTACGATACCGTCTTGAGCGATGATGGAGCCGGTCTATCCAACGGTCAACGTCAGCTGATCGCCATTGCGCGTGCTGCCTTGGCCAATGCGCCGGTCTTGATCCTTGATGAAGCGACCTCCTCGATCGACTCACGGACAGAGAAGATGGTCCAAGAGGGGATGGATCGCCTGATGGCAGGACGGACCGTCTTTGTCATCGCCCACCGTCTCTCAACCATCGTCAACTCGGATGTGATCATGGTCATGGACAAGGGACGCATCATCGAGCGAGGTAACCACGCTTCCTTGATGGCAGAACGCGGGACTTATTACCGCCTCTATACCGGTGGTCTTGAAATTGATTAA